A segment of the Leclercia adecarboxylata genome:
CCCGCCGTGGATCAGCATCCGCACGCAAGGGTGGAAACCAATTTCGATATTCTGGTTATGCCAGCCGGTGAGGGTTGGCGCGGGCAGGCAGGTGAGCGTCCGGGTCTGCGGGCTGTAGCGCAACCCGGTGGGCTGGCGCTGCTCGAGGCAGTTCAGCACCGCCAGCAGCGGCTGCGCGGAACGCAGCTTATGAATGGACAGCGTGATCCCACCTCCGCAGGGGAGGACAATATCGAAATACGGCGAGCCCTGACCATAACGCACCTCGCGATCCTGGCCGGTCGCGATGACCTCCAGCGCCTCAAAGGCCGCCGCCGCTTCGACGCAGCCCCCGGAGACAAAGCCACAGTACTGGCCGTCCTCGCGCACCACCATCTGCGCCCCCAGGGATCGCGCCGCGCCGCCGCGTATCTCGGTCAGCATCACCAGCGCCGCCTCTTTACCGGATATCAGGGACTCTACCGCGAAGCGCAATATCTCCCGGCTGTCGTCAGTCAGAAACGCCCGTTCCGGCGTCCGGCGCAGATCGTCCGCCAGATTAAAAAGTTGGGGCATCGTTCCTCCTTAAACCGCATCCGGCAGGTCGGCGATCAGCTTATCCAGGGTGATGGGATAGTCCCGGACTCGCACCCCCGTCGCGTTATACACCGCATTGGCAATGGCCGCGCCCACGCCGCACAGGCCCAGCTCGCCCACGCCTTTGGCCTTCATCGGGGAGGATATGGGGTCGGTGTCATCGAGGAAAATCACCTTCTGCTCGGGAATATCGGCATGGACCGGGACTTCATACCCCGCCATGTCGTGGTTGACGAAATAGCCCAGGCGGGTATCCACCGCCAGCTCTTCCATCAGCGCCGCGCCCAGCCCCATGGTCATCGCGCCAATCACCTGGCTGCGGGCGGTTTTCGGGTTCAGGATGCGTCCGGCCGCGCACACCGCGAGCATGCGACGCACCCGCACCTCTCCGGTCGCACTGTCCACGCCCACCTCGATGAAATGTCCGGCAAAGGTCGACTGCTGATACTGCTTATCGAGATCGCCGAATTCGATACCGTCTTCGGCGGTCAGCGTGCCGTTGGCGGCGGCCTCGGCAATGTCCGCGCTGCGGGTATCAGTCGTTATCTTGCCGTCGCTGAACTGCGCCTGGTCGGGATCGAAACCCAGCTTTGTGGCAATGGCTTCGCGTAGCTTGACGCAGGCGGCGTAGACCCCCGAGGTGGAGGTGTTGGCTCCCCACTGGCCGCCAGAACCGGCGGAGACCGGGAAGCTGGAATCACCGAG
Coding sequences within it:
- a CDS encoding XdhC family protein, producing MPQLFNLADDLRRTPERAFLTDDSREILRFAVESLISGKEAALVMLTEIRGGAARSLGAQMVVREDGQYCGFVSGGCVEAAAAFEALEVIATGQDREVRYGQGSPYFDIVLPCGGGITLSIHKLRSAQPLLAVLNCLEQRQPTGLRYSPQTRTLTCLPAPTLTGWHNQNIEIGFHPCVRMLIHGGSIEAQATAELAATAGYDICHFDPCSGNHASHIDADTAVILLWHDLHRELPVLQAARDANPFYIGALGSQRTHSQRRQKLSELGWREEEIDRIKAPIGIFPKARDARTLALSVLADVAAARLRQDDR